Part of the Tolypothrix sp. PCC 7910 genome, ACCACCATCAGATTTTTGCACAATCAAAGGTAAAGGTTCACCTTCTCTATTAGTAAACCCGTCCAAAAATACACACTGCGCCCCTTGATTTTCTACAAGTAATCCAGACTTTTCTAAATCTTCCACAATTCCCGGTAGTAAGGGATTGTAGAAAGATTCGCCTCGTTCTGTTACTTGAACATTCAGCAAATCATAAATTACTTGAAATTCTTGTCTAGATTGTTCGCACAGCAATTTCCAAGCATGGATTGTATCTTCCGCCCCAGCTTGTAATCTGACAACTTCTTGTCTCGCTGTCTCTTGGAAAGCTTCATCTGCATCAAAGCGCTGTTTGGCTTTGCGGTAAAAACTCACCAAATCGCCAATATCTAAAGCATTAGCAGTCGTTAAAGCTTCTGGGTAAACTTCCCGTAAGTAGGCGATTAACATCCCAAATTGAGTACCCCAATCACCCACATGGTTTAACCGCAAAACATCATGTCCCTGAAATTCCAAAATCCGGGCAATGCTATCACCAATAATAGTTGAGCGCAGATGCCCAACGTGCATTTCCTTAGCAATATTAGGGCTGGAAAAATCGACAATTTCGCGCTGGGGTGTTTTTGCTGTGGGTACACCTAATCGAGAATCGGCGTGAATAGCGTTGATTTGGGCTTCTAAGTATGAGGTTTTCAGCTTGAGATTGATAAATCCAGGGCCAGCAATTTCCGGTGCTTCGCAGATTTCCAATACATCTAGATTATCCGCGATCGCAGCTGCAATTTGTCTGGGTTGCTTTCCTAGCCTTTTACTCAGGGATAAAGCCACATTCGCCTGATAATCACCAAACTTAGGATTGCTAGCTGTCACCAAAATCGGATCTACTCCAGCATACTCAGCGCCAAACGCAGCCACCAAGGCCTGTGCAAATTGTTGTTTTAGTTTTTCTTGTGTAGCGTTCATATATAAATGTTATCTGTGACAGGCGTAATATGACTGTTGAAAGGTAGATACTCTCAGGAGCTTGACCATTTTATTTCACTCTAGTAACCCTTGGCTAATTTAACAACCCCCAAATATCACCTGGGAGTTGAGCATCAGGGATTGATTCTTGCTGACGATCGCCTTTCACAACTCCCGATAAATTTATCTGTAAAACAAAAATCCGATACCAGCGATCGCTATTCCCACACCTGCGATCGCTCTCAAACTCACTTTTTCTCCCATCGCGATCGCAATAGGGATCACAAACAATGGACTAGTCTGCAACAGCGTTGAGGCAATACCTACAGATGTCAGTTTAATAGCTGTTTGCTGCAACCAAATACCTAAATAGGTGCCACAAAAGGCAGCAAAAAAACTTGCTAAAATCACTCGTTTAGATTGCCAATAGGGATAAGGAAATGCAATCTGCTGGCGGCGAGAAAACCATACCCACACCAAAATCGTCAGCACCCCGGCACTTAAACGCAAAACAGCAGCCCACAAGGGGGAAATAGTGCCATTGGCAAATGCCGCACGGGAAAAGACGGAACCTGCACTATTGGTGATGGCTGCTAACAAACCATAGCCAATACCTTGCCATAGATACCCTGAGTCAACCTCCTTTGTACTAGGGACTCGTTCTGTTACCACCCAAGCAACTCCCAAAATAGTCAGCAAAATTCCGCACCAAGCGTTGACATTGAGTTGTTCGTCGAGAAAAATTGCTGCTGCGATCGCTGTCATCGGTGGCGAAAGGGTTCCCAAAAGTAACACGCGACGCGCCCCTAAGTAATTGATCGCCGAGAGGAAAGCTGTATCACCCCAACCAATACCCACAGCACCGCTAAGAAAGAGTAGACCTACAGATAAGGGAGCAATTTGGGGTAACAATTCGCCACTGATCACAATTGTCAGCAGTAAAAGCGCGATCGCAATTATTCCCTTTATCAAGTTCAGCTGTATGGGTGGGATATGTTGCCCGACAAGACCATATACCACCGAAGCTACAGCCCATAAACCCGCCGCCGCTAGAGCCGCAAATTCACCCTGCCCATTCATTAAGGATGGATTTAAAAAATTATTAAAAATAACCTGCACCCATGAAATAATGTTTAAAACTATCTAATAATATACTACTCAATTTAATAGAAAATTAGCACTCAAAGGTCGTCAGTGCTAATTTGTTACTGAACCTTAATACTTAAGATATAAACACAAACTCTACTTTTTATGGATACAATATCAAGAAAATTTTAGTTATAATTATTGCTATGAAAACTCAAACTTCCCTATAATTGATTAACAATTTGGAGGACTGGAATGGCATACACTTTTAACATTGTAGGAGTATCGCCAGTTTTACAGTTTTTTAATCATCAACTAAGCCTAAAAGAACCACAAAGTGATGGTGTCGAATACTTAGGTACGCATATTTGTACTTTAGATGCCTTCTTAGAATCTGTAGAAACAGTGCCAGATAAATGGAACTGGAATCTCGATCAAGTCGTAGATACTGTAATTAATTTCTGGATAAATAATTCCGAGAGTATTGACTATTGGAAGAAACGCTTAAGTGATGCTGGTAAGGATAATTTATTAGTAGCAAGAGTTGCAGATTTTGCCGCTTTACAAGCTGAGTTGGAATCCTTGCTGAAAAAAAATTGGTAAATATTTGGAAATTAATAAATATTTTGGTTGGCAAAATTCTCGATAGCAAATTAGAGTTGTTTAAGCCTAAACAACTCTAATTTGCATATCTATCTTGTTTCCAATACATAAATAGCAGCGTAGGATGCGTTAGCGATAGCGTAACGCATCAGCTTACTGTGAATCTTTAAAGCGATCGCCTATACCTGGCTAAGTTCCGGTCTATTGAATTTTTCATCCTGTATCCTATATAATACTACGGCAACCTTATCAAAATATAGTATTTAAGTATGGAGCCAATAACCACAAGAGTTAATTGGTTTACTTTCTATTATTGTCAAAAAATAATAAGCATTCTAAATTTATGGTTGCCTAAATTTAAGTAAACCTAAAATTTGGGCAAAATTAATCAGTTAGCTCAACTAAGTCAGCGCTGTGGACAGTCATGTTCAGTGCAAATCAGACTGGCAAACTTCAGCAATAAATCTCTGTAAAACAGGGTGTAAATACCAAAAAGGGACATATGGCACAACTTAATCAAGTAAATTCTGAAAAAAACAGGCTAAAGTTGCATTTTTTTCAGATTCCTTCTGCGCTTAAATCCGCAAATGTATGTTGTTTTGTAATTGGAGAAAGCGTATCTTTTTTTGGCTCCTGGATGACTCAATTTGCTTTAGTATGGATGGTTTATCAACTAACTAACTCAGCAATGTTAGTTGGGATAGCAGGATTTAGCAATCAAGCTACTGGTTTATTTATTACACC contains:
- the argS gene encoding arginine--tRNA ligase, yielding MNATQEKLKQQFAQALVAAFGAEYAGVDPILVTASNPKFGDYQANVALSLSKRLGKQPRQIAAAIADNLDVLEICEAPEIAGPGFINLKLKTSYLEAQINAIHADSRLGVPTAKTPQREIVDFSSPNIAKEMHVGHLRSTIIGDSIARILEFQGHDVLRLNHVGDWGTQFGMLIAYLREVYPEALTTANALDIGDLVSFYRKAKQRFDADEAFQETARQEVVRLQAGAEDTIHAWKLLCEQSRQEFQVIYDLLNVQVTERGESFYNPLLPGIVEDLEKSGLLVENQGAQCVFLDGFTNREGEPLPLIVQKSDGGYNYATTDLAALRYRIQKDEAKRIIYVTDAGQSNHFAQFFQVARKAGWIPEDVELVHVPFGLVLGEDGKKFKTRSGDTVRLRDLLDEAVSRARADLKVRLQEEEREETEEFVNKVALVVGISAVKYADLSQNRTSNYIFSYDKMLDLKGNTAPYMLYAYARIQGISRKGEINFEELGNNAKVLLQHETELALAKYLLQLDEVINTVEQDLMPNRLCEYLYELSKKFNQFYDRNQGVQVLGAEEPLRTSRLVLCNLTERTLKLGLSLLGIEVLERM
- a CDS encoding DMT family transporter is translated as MNGQGEFAALAAAGLWAVASVVYGLVGQHIPPIQLNLIKGIIAIALLLLTIVISGELLPQIAPLSVGLLFLSGAVGIGWGDTAFLSAINYLGARRVLLLGTLSPPMTAIAAAIFLDEQLNVNAWCGILLTILGVAWVVTERVPSTKEVDSGYLWQGIGYGLLAAITNSAGSVFSRAAFANGTISPLWAAVLRLSAGVLTILVWVWFSRRQQIAFPYPYWQSKRVILASFFAAFCGTYLGIWLQQTAIKLTSVGIASTLLQTSPLFVIPIAIAMGEKVSLRAIAGVGIAIAGIGFLFYR